One window of Nymphaea colorata isolate Beijing-Zhang1983 chromosome 1, ASM883128v2, whole genome shotgun sequence genomic DNA carries:
- the LOC116246212 gene encoding zinc finger A20 and AN1 domain-containing stress-associated protein 8, translating to MEHDETGCQPPEGPILCINNCGFFGSAATMNMCSKCHKDLILKQQQAKLAASSVEGIVNGNSSNAGNGKDPEIADASTLTTGSLDLKFVSFQPLEVGASSDDSVDKPKEGPNRCNSCKKRVGLTGFRCKCGELFCAVHRHFEKHNCKFDYKAHARDALAKANPVIKAEKLDKI from the coding sequence ATGGAGCATGATGAGACTGGTTGCCAACCTCCCGAAGGCCCTATTCTTTGCATAAACAACTGTGGTTTCTTTGGAAGTGCAGCTACAATGAACATGTGCTCAAAATGCCACAAAGATTTGATATTGAAGCAGCAGCAAGCGAAGTTGGCTGCATCGTCTGTTGAAGGTATTGTCAACGGTAATAGCAGCAATGCTGGAAACGGAAAGGATCCTGAAATTGCTGACGCCTCAACTTTAACCACTGGTTCACTGGATCTAAAGTTTGTCTCATTTCAGCCACTGGAGGTTGGTGCTTCATCTGACGATAGTGTTGACAAGCCAAAGGAGGGTCCAAACCGTTGCAACTCTTGCAAAAAAAGGGTTGGGTTGACTGGTTTTAGATGCAAGTGTGGGGAACTGTTTTGTGCAGTTCATCGCCACTTTGAAAAGCACAACTGCAAATTTGATTACAAAGCTCATGCACGTGATGCTCTCGCCAAAGCCAATCCAGTTATTAAGGCTGAAAAGCTGGATAAAATATGA
- the LOC116248596 gene encoding 60S ribosomal protein L31-like — translation MVEKGGKGRREEVVTREYTINLHKRLHGCTFKKMAPKAIKEIRKFAQKAMGTTDVRVDVKLNKHIWSRGIRSVPRRVRVRISRKRNDEEDAKEELYSLVTVAEIPPEGLKGLGTKVVEESDD, via the exons ATGGTGGAGAAGGGagggaagggaagaagggaggaggttGTCACCAGAGAGTACACTATTAACCTCCACAAGCGCCTCCATGGATG CACCTTTAAGAAGATGGCTCCAAAAGCTATCAAAGAGATCAGGAAATTTGCACAGAAGGCGATGGGGACAACAGATGTGAGAGTAGACGTGAAACTTAATAAACACATTTGGAGTCGAGGGATCCGAAGTGTGCCTAGACGTGTCCGGGTGCGGATATCACGGAAGAGGAATGATGAGGAAGATGCTAAAGAAGAGCTTTACTCACTGGTCACAGTGGCGGAGATCCCTCCCGAAGGATTGAAGGGCTTGGGGACCAAGGTTGTTGAAGAAAGCGACGATTGA